Part of the Vagococcus jeotgali genome, TCTCCCATTTTGTAAAAATCTTGGGCAATTGTAGTTAGCGGTGGATCCATTAGTTGTGTAGCTTGAATGTTATCAAAACCAACAATCGCAACATCAGCCCCAATATCTAATCCTCTTTGTTTTAAATAAGTCATTAAACGAATAGCTAAAACATCATTTTCAACCACTAATCCTGTTTTTATATCTGCTTGATATATAATTTCTTCATAAACACGATTAAAGAAATCATCTGTCTCTTCTTCTGGTTCTTTTAATAAATATTTAGGTAATAAATTAACTTGATACATACCTGATAAATAACCTAAATAGCGATCCCTCACTGATGACACATCAGTTAAACGATTACCACTCACAAATAAAATTTGTTCACACCCAGTACTTGCTAAATGCTCTGTTGATAATAAACCTCCAGATTCATTATCAGCCACTACTGAACTATAATTCATCTTCTCAATCGTTTTATCTAATAAAATCACAGGTATATCTTGAAGTTGACATTGATATAAAAAATCAAGGCTTTCTTGTGTATTAATTGGATAGTAGATAATACCTGCATAATCTTCTTTTAAATTAATAGATTTTTCTGAGGATAGCCACTCATGAGGTTGCATATGTAACCTATAATCTGTATCCTTTAATGTTTCTAAAATCCCTTCTGCATAATTCCCAAAGCCCTCATTTTGAGCAAAAGGCATCACAAATAATAAATTATCACTCGTTGATACACAGATGCCTTTCTCTCTTTTTTTAACAAAGCTCCCTTTTCCTCTCACACGATATATCAAATCTTCTGTTTCAAGCTCTACAAGAGCTCTTTTTGATGTGATTCGACTAACACCATATGACTCTGCCAACTCTAATTCTGTTGGTATCTGCCCTTCTTCTTCATAAACACCTGTTAATATATCTTTCTTTAAGTCTTGATATATCTTTTTATATAAAGGCTTACTAGCCATAATCTTTCACCTACTTCTTTCCTTTATTCATGATATATCATACCATATAAAAAAACTTTAAAAAACTATAATTATCGACTAGACAGCCTTAATGATATATCATATAATAAGAATTACAAATAAATGATATATCATCAGGAGGAAATAAATTATGGCTTACACAGAAGTACCAACATCAGTACAAACATTTATGGATAAAATGGAAGCGCTATGCATTGACGAGCATCCACGTTGGGCAGAAAACTTTAAAGCAGGATTTGCAAATACTCTACTGACAACAGTTAGACGCTACGATGACGGTACAACGTTTTTACTTACAGGAGATATTCCTGCTATGTGGCTTCGTGATTCTACAGCCCAGTTTCGTCCTTATTTAGTGATTGCTAAAGAAGACAAAGATATTCGTGACATGATTGCTGGCTTAGTAAAACGTCAGTTTAGATATATAAATATGGATCCATATGCTAATGCATTTAATGAAGAAGCAAATAATAAAGGGCATCAAAGTGATGACACTGAAATGACTCCATGGATTTGGGAGAGAAAATATGAAATTGATTCATTATGTTACCCAGTTCAACTAGCTTATCTTTTATACAAACAAACAGGCGAAACATCTCAGTTTAACGAAGATTTCCATGAGGGAGTTAAAAAAATCCTTGAAGTTTGGAAAACGGAACAAAATCATAAAAATTCTCCCTACAGCTTCGAAAGAGATACAACACGCCTTGAAGACACACTATCTCACGACGGCAAAGGAACACCCGTTGCAGAAACTGGTATGACTTGGTCAGGATTTAGACCTAGTGATGATGCTTGTATTTACGGTTACTTAGTCCCATCAAATATGTTCGCTGTTGTAGTTTTAGGATATATTGAAGAGATCTATTCAACATTATTTAATGAACCAAACATTGTTGAAGAAGCCAAACAATTACGTCTTGAAATTGACAAAGGAATTAAAGAACATGCCATTGTTAAAAATGCTGCAGGTGAAGATATTTTTGCTTATGAAGTTGACGGTTTAGGTGGCTATTCAATTATGGATGATTCAAATGTACCAAGTTTAATGGCAGCCCCTTACTTAGGTTACTGTGCTAAGGATGATGACTTCTATCTAAATACTCGTCAAACACTTTTAAGCAAAGAAAATCCTTATTTTTATGAAGGAAAATTTGCTAAAGGTATCGGAAGCTCTCATACTCCTGAAAATTACGTTTGGCCAATCGCTCTATCAATTGAAGGGTTAACAACAGATGACAAAGCTGAAAAAGAACGTATCTTAAACCTATTAGTTGATTGTGATGGTGGGACTAACTTAATGCATGAAGGATTTGATGTGGATAATCCAAACAACTTCACTCGTGACTGGTTCTCATGGGCAAATATGATGTTTTGTGAGCTTGTGATGGACTACTATGACATTCGTATTGATGCACATTATGACAAATAAGGAGATTAACTAACATGACAAAGAAAAAAGTTTATATCATCTCTCACAGCCATTGGGATAGAGAATGGTACTTACCATACGAACAACACCATATGAGACTTGTCCGTTTAATGGATGATCTTTTAGAGATTTTTAAAACAAATCCAGACTTCAATAGCTTCCATTTAGATGGGCAAACTATTATTTTAGATGACTACTTACAAGTTCGTCCTGAAAAACGTGAGGAAGTCCAAGCAGCCATTGATAATGGTAAATTAAAAATTGGACCTTTCTATATTTTACAAGATGACTTCTTAATTAGTAGTGAGTCAAATGCTCGTAACACTATGATTGGTTTAGAAGAAAGTCGTAAGTGGGGAGATCCTGTGATGTTAGGTTATTTCCCAGATACATTTGGTAATATGGGACAAACACCACAAATGATGAAAGAAGCTGGCATTGAAGCTGCAGCTTTTGGTCGCGGTGTAAAACCAACTGGATTTAATAACGCCGTGATTAATGACGAAAAATATGCTTCTCAGTTTTCTGAAATGTGGTGGGAAGGTCCTGACAAATCTAATATCTTCGCCCTATTATTTGCCAACTGGTACAGTAATGGTAATGAGATACCAGCTAAAAAAGAAGAAGCTATTGCTTTTTGGGATCAAAAATTAGCTGATGCCCAGCAGTATGCTTCAACAGATCATATATTGATGATGAACGGTGTGGATCACCAACCCGTACAAAAAGACGTGACACAAGCGATTAAGCTAGCTAACGAATTGTACCCTGACTACGAATTTATTCACAGTAACTTTGATGACTATTTAAGTGCTGTTATGAGTGATGTCCCTGATAATTTAAGTACAGTAGAAGGAGAATTAACTTCTCAAGAAACAGATGGATGGTATACATTAGCTAACACATCTTCTGCTCGTATTTACTTAAAACAACGTAATACTGATGTCCAAAGACAATTAGAAAATGTGACAGAGCCACTAGCTACTATGGCTTATGAAGTAACAAAGAACTATCCTCATGACGAGTTACGTTATGCATGGAAAACTCTAATGCAAAATCACCCTCATGATAGTATTTGTGGCTGTAGTGTGGATGAGGTGCATCAAGAGATGATGACACGTTACCAAAAGGCTGAAGAAGTAGGTAAATTCCTAGCTGAAGAAGCTGAGACTGCCTTAGTAGACTCAATTAACACATCTAAATTTGCTAAAGATAGTAAACCTTTTGTTATCTTTAATACAGCTGGAACTAAGCGAACTCAAATCGTTGAAACAACAATCGAGTGGAAACGCCTAACGTTTGCTGAGGGTATTCCTTTAGAGTTATATCACCAGTTAGAAGAAGAAGTGAAAAACTTAACTGATTTCTATGTGATAGATGAAAATGGACAAGCTGTACCTGCTGAAGTTGTTAAAACAGATGTCGCTTTTGATTACGATTTACCAACTGACCGATTTAGAATTCCTTATATGGCCATTTACGTGACGGTACGCATGAGTATTGAAAAAATGCCTGGTATGTCTTGGAGTACTTTTGCTCTACTTGAAGGAAAATATGAACTTACTGGTAAGTCCCTTGTAGATGATAACACAATGACTTTAGAAAATGATTATGTTAAGGCTGAAGTTCAACCAAACGGCCTAATTAACTTTACAGATAAAATCCATAATAACACTTACTCAAGTGGGCTTATTTATGAAAATGTTGGTGATGTTGGTAATGAGTATATCTTTAAGCAACCGCGTGAAGATAAAGCATTATATGCTCACAACTTCCCTACAACTCGTGAAGTGATTGTTGACTCACCACTTGTTGCTGAAATTTTAATCACACAACGTATGATGATTCCAGTATCAGCTGAAAAACTACTTCAAGACGAGATGGAAGCTGTCTATGAAATGCGTCAACGAAAAGCAAACCGTAGTACAAAACTTGCTGAGTTTGTGATTAAAACAGTGGTTCGTCTAGAAAAATACAATAAACAAATAACGTTCCATACAGAATTTGACAACCAAATGAAAGATCATAGATTACGTGTCTTATTCCCTACTGGTATCACTGCTGATACGCATTTTGCTGAAAGTATTTTTGAAGTGGTAGAAAGACCAAATAATGTGAACCAAGCAACTTGGGAAAACCCAACAAACCCTCAACATCAACATTCATTTGTCAATGTTCACGATGACAAACAAGGAGTAACTGTTGCTAACTACGGGTTAAATGAATATGAATTACTTAGTGATGACAATACAATTGCACTAACTATTTTAAGAGCAGTTGGTGAATTAGGTGACTGGGGTTACTTCCCAACACCAGAAGCACAGTGTTTAGGTGAGCAATCTGTTGACTTTGCTATTGAATTCCACGGTAAAGATGATATGTATGAGACGTTTACTAATGCTCAAGGATTCCAAATCCCTTGGACAATCACTCAAACAGATATTCATGAAGGCACTCAAAAACCAACGCATCAATTCTTAAATCTTGAAGGTGATCAATACGCTCTAACAGCGATTAAACGCCAAGAAAATGGTGTTGATATTATCACACGTGGCTTTAACTTATCTAATACTGAAACATGTGATGTTAATATTGATATACCTGGCTACACAGCTCATGAAGCCAATATGATTGAAGAATTTAAAGAAGAAACACCAGTTGAGACAACTTTAATTCCTGCTAAGATTCAAACGCTTAGATGGACTAAATAACTTAAAATCCACTCATTTTTAATTAAAAGAATGAGTGGGTTTTTTATTTATAACAAAAAACAAGACTAGCATCAACTAGTCCTGTTTGTAATTATAATGATTAATTTAACCCTTTAAATGTTGAAACAACATTTTCTACTGTAAATCCGTACTCTTGCATCACTTTATTTCCGGGAGCACTTGCACCAAATTCTTCTATTCCAATCAAAGCACCATTTAGTCCTGTGTAACGTTCCCAACCAACTGTTGAGCCCATTTCGATAGAAACACGTTTTTCAACTGTTGATGGTAAAACCGATTCTTTGTATTCTTTAGATTGAGAATCAAAAAGCATTGTTGATGGCATAGAAACAACTGACACATCAATACCTTCACCACGTAATACTTTTTGTGCTTCCATAGCTAAGTTCACTTCTGAACCTGTTGCAATTAAAATACCATCTGCTTTTTCACCTTGTTGAGCCGATAATACATACCCACCACGAGCCACACCTTCATAAGCTTTTTCTTTAGTTCCTTCTAATACTGGAAGGTTTTGTCGAGATAAAGCTAGAACTGTAGGTGTTTGTGTTGCTGTAGCTGCTAATTTCCAAGCTGCTGATACTTCATTACCGTCAGCAGGACGAATTAAGTTCACATTTGGCATACCACGTAAACTTGACAGTTGCTCAATCGGTTCATGAGTTGGTCCATCTTCCCCAACAGCAATTGAATCATGTGTTAAGACATATGTCACAGGAACTTTTTGAATAGCTGATAGGCGTAATGCTGGGCGTAGGTAGTCAACAAAGACGAAGAATGTTCCTCCGTACACACGCGTGCCACCATGTAATGAAATACCATTCATCGCAGCTGCCATTCCAAACTCACGTACACCAAACCAGATATTACGGCCTTGATACTGTCCTGGTTCAAAATCCAACTCATCTGCTACCATAGTATTATTTGATGAAGATAAATCAGCAGAACCACCCCAGAAATTAGGTAGAGCTTTAGATAGAGCTTGGATTGCTTCTTTACTTGTCACACGACTTGCAGCACTCTCTCCTACTTCATAAGCTGGTAATACTTTTTCTAAATCAACCACAACTTCTTCACTAAAGCTTTCTGTAAATTGTTTAGCTAACTCTGGATATTCAGCTTTGTAGCTTTCAAATAATTCATGCCAAGCTGCTTCTTTTTCTTGACCTTTAACAACCATATCCTCATGGAATCTCTCTTCAACTTCTTTTGGTACAGTAAATTCTGGGTAATCCCAACCATAATTAGCTTTGGCATGAGCTACACCATCTACCCCAAGTGGCGCTCCGTGAGCTTTATTTGTTCCTTCATTAGTCGCACCAAAACCAATAATTGTTTTCACTTCAATAATAGTCGGCTTAGCTGATTGAGCACGAGCAATACTAATTGCCTCTTCTAGTGACTCTAAATTATTACCATCTTCTACTAAAATATGGTGCCAACCTGATGCTTCAAAACGCCCCTTAACATCTTCACTAAATGATTTGTCTAAAGGACCATCTAAAGAGATGTCATTTGAATCATATAACACAATCAGTTTATCTAATTTAAGGTGACCAGCTAAACTAATAGCTTCTTGAGAAACACCTTCCATTAAATCCCCATCACCGCATAAAGCATAGGTGTAATGATCAACGATATTATAATTTTCTTTGTTGTACGTTGCAGCTAAGTGAGCTTCTGCCATTGCAAAACCAACACTCATTGCAATCCCTTGTCCTAATGGTCCTGTCGTCGCTTCAACCCCGTCAGTATGTAATACTTCAGGATGTCCTGGCGTTAAACTATCCCACTGGCGAAATTGTTTTAATTGATCCATCGGTAAGTCATAACCTGATAAATGTAATAAGCTATAAAGCATAGCTGAACCATGTCCTGCTGATAAAACAAAACGATCACGATCCACCCAGTTTCTTGACGTTTTTGGGTTTACTTTTAAAAATTTTGTCCAAAGCACATAGGCCATTGGTGCTGCACCCATTGGTAATCCAGGATGACCTGAATTAGCTTTTTGAATCATATCTAAACTTAATGTACGGATTGAATTAACACCTAACTGATCTGTTTTATCAAATAACATCTAACATCCTCCTATTTAGGTTTTTTTTACCTTTATTGTATTTTACAACGGTTACATTATTTTTTCAAGGTAAAATTGAAAAACATGGAAGAGTTATCTTCCATGTAATCCTTTTTCTTTTTGAATTTGTTTTAATTTTTCTGGAGTCACATCTGTTCCTTCTTCATCTACAACTTTCATACCCTCTATTTGATTTTTCATACCTGAGCGAAAGGTTTGAATATACTCATCTCTTAACTCTTGTTGTTCTTTTTGTTCTGCCTCTGTTAAAGACGCCTCTGATTTAGCTTTTTTCGCTAATTCGTTAATTCTATCTAATTTATCTTTACTTAACATATTATATTCCTCCTTGGATTGACTACCTAAATAGTAGCTTAAATTCTTTAAAAATTCAATTAATTAGCTGCCTTAACCTAAAAACGAACATGTGTTTGATTAACTTAAACTTTTATGTTACACTCAAAAAAAAGCGAAAAGAGGGAATCGAATGTCAAACTCTCGTTCATCTAGACAAATTAATGTTTTAAGATATATATACGAACAAGTTGAAGAAAAAGGATACCCACCAACGGTTAGAGAAATTGGAACAGCTGTTAATCTATCTTCCACCTCTACTGTTCATGGTCACCTATCAAGATTAGAAAAAAAAGGACTTATTCAACGAGATCCAACAAAGCCACGTGCTATTGAATTAACCGATGAAGGACTTAAATTAATAGGAGTTAAATCACCTTTTATTCCTATGTTAGGAGTTGTTACAGCTGGTGAACCGATCCTGGCTGTCGAAGAAGCATCGGATTTCTTTCCTCTACCTCCTGATTTAAAATATGAAGAAAATAGTTTATTTATGCTAACGATTCGTGGGGAGAGTATGATCAATGCAGGTATATTTGACGGAGATCATGTCATTGTTAGAAAACAGTCTCAAGCAAACAATGGTGATATTATTATTGCTATGACAGATGACAATGAAGCAACATGTAAACGATTCTTTAAAGAAGACCACTACATTCGACTACAACCTGAAAACGACACATTAGAGCCTATTATTTTAGATAATGTCTCTGTTTTAGGTAAAGTCGTTGGATTATATCGTAACCATATATAATAAAGCATTTAATAAATGCTTTATTTTTTACTTTACAAATCGAACAAGCATTCGTATAATAAGGACAATCGAACAAATGTTCTTATTAAGAATAAAGGAGAGATCATCATGTTAGCATTAAGAAGATATGCGTTTATTTTAGTTGTTTTGATTGTTGGGATGTTTTTAGGGAATATGAGTTTAAATATTGCCCTACTTGTTTTAACCCCTCTTGTCTTAATTTGGTTGATGTTATGGGATGATAAAAATTACAAGCGCCGACAAAAACAAGATTATATGAAGAAACAACAACATTACTGTTCTTATAAAAAATAAGTAAACTCTACTTATCTAATGACAATAAAAAATAATCATAGGCATATAACCGCCTACGGTTATTTTTTATTGATTTATTAACCCAATTCCTCTAATCTTGATTTGACAACAAGAAAGGAAGATATAGATGACATCAACTATTGAATTAACTAGCCAATTAACTAATATCGCTTCACCAACAGGAAATACTTTTACTATTATCGACTACATTGAGACTCTTTTAAAAGAATCAAATTATGTACCGAAAAAAACGAACAAAGGTGCACTACTAGTAAGTGTTCCAGGAAATGATGACCATAAACATCGCTTTATTACAGCTCATGTGGATACTCTTGGTGCTATGGTTCGTGCTATTAAACCTGATGGTAGACTTAAGATTGATCTAATTGGAGGTTTTAAGTTTAATGCCATTGAAGGTGAATACTGTA contains:
- a CDS encoding GntR family transcriptional regulator; the encoded protein is MASKPLYKKIYQDLKKDILTGVYEEEGQIPTELELAESYGVSRITSKRALVELETEDLIYRVRGKGSFVKKREKGICVSTSDNLLFVMPFAQNEGFGNYAEGILETLKDTDYRLHMQPHEWLSSEKSINLKEDYAGIIYYPINTQESLDFLYQCQLQDIPVILLDKTIEKMNYSSVVADNESGGLLSTEHLASTGCEQILFVSGNRLTDVSSVRDRYLGYLSGMYQVNLLPKYLLKEPEEETDDFFNRVYEEIIYQADIKTGLVVENDVLAIRLMTYLKQRGLDIGADVAIVGFDNIQATQLMDPPLTTIAQDFYKMGEVAAKLLINNVTIRSQVASEHVIPVKLIVRESTTN
- a CDS encoding glycoside hydrolase family 125 protein — its product is MAYTEVPTSVQTFMDKMEALCIDEHPRWAENFKAGFANTLLTTVRRYDDGTTFLLTGDIPAMWLRDSTAQFRPYLVIAKEDKDIRDMIAGLVKRQFRYINMDPYANAFNEEANNKGHQSDDTEMTPWIWERKYEIDSLCYPVQLAYLLYKQTGETSQFNEDFHEGVKKILEVWKTEQNHKNSPYSFERDTTRLEDTLSHDGKGTPVAETGMTWSGFRPSDDACIYGYLVPSNMFAVVVLGYIEEIYSTLFNEPNIVEEAKQLRLEIDKGIKEHAIVKNAAGEDIFAYEVDGLGGYSIMDDSNVPSLMAAPYLGYCAKDDDFYLNTRQTLLSKENPYFYEGKFAKGIGSSHTPENYVWPIALSIEGLTTDDKAEKERILNLLVDCDGGTNLMHEGFDVDNPNNFTRDWFSWANMMFCELVMDYYDIRIDAHYDK
- a CDS encoding alpha-mannosidase, with translation MTKKKVYIISHSHWDREWYLPYEQHHMRLVRLMDDLLEIFKTNPDFNSFHLDGQTIILDDYLQVRPEKREEVQAAIDNGKLKIGPFYILQDDFLISSESNARNTMIGLEESRKWGDPVMLGYFPDTFGNMGQTPQMMKEAGIEAAAFGRGVKPTGFNNAVINDEKYASQFSEMWWEGPDKSNIFALLFANWYSNGNEIPAKKEEAIAFWDQKLADAQQYASTDHILMMNGVDHQPVQKDVTQAIKLANELYPDYEFIHSNFDDYLSAVMSDVPDNLSTVEGELTSQETDGWYTLANTSSARIYLKQRNTDVQRQLENVTEPLATMAYEVTKNYPHDELRYAWKTLMQNHPHDSICGCSVDEVHQEMMTRYQKAEEVGKFLAEEAETALVDSINTSKFAKDSKPFVIFNTAGTKRTQIVETTIEWKRLTFAEGIPLELYHQLEEEVKNLTDFYVIDENGQAVPAEVVKTDVAFDYDLPTDRFRIPYMAIYVTVRMSIEKMPGMSWSTFALLEGKYELTGKSLVDDNTMTLENDYVKAEVQPNGLINFTDKIHNNTYSSGLIYENVGDVGNEYIFKQPREDKALYAHNFPTTREVIVDSPLVAEILITQRMMIPVSAEKLLQDEMEAVYEMRQRKANRSTKLAEFVIKTVVRLEKYNKQITFHTEFDNQMKDHRLRVLFPTGITADTHFAESIFEVVERPNNVNQATWENPTNPQHQHSFVNVHDDKQGVTVANYGLNEYELLSDDNTIALTILRAVGELGDWGYFPTPEAQCLGEQSVDFAIEFHGKDDMYETFTNAQGFQIPWTITQTDIHEGTQKPTHQFLNLEGDQYALTAIKRQENGVDIITRGFNLSNTETCDVNIDIPGYTAHEANMIEEFKEETPVETTLIPAKIQTLRWTK
- the tkt gene encoding transketolase: MLFDKTDQLGVNSIRTLSLDMIQKANSGHPGLPMGAAPMAYVLWTKFLKVNPKTSRNWVDRDRFVLSAGHGSAMLYSLLHLSGYDLPMDQLKQFRQWDSLTPGHPEVLHTDGVEATTGPLGQGIAMSVGFAMAEAHLAATYNKENYNIVDHYTYALCGDGDLMEGVSQEAISLAGHLKLDKLIVLYDSNDISLDGPLDKSFSEDVKGRFEASGWHHILVEDGNNLESLEEAISIARAQSAKPTIIEVKTIIGFGATNEGTNKAHGAPLGVDGVAHAKANYGWDYPEFTVPKEVEERFHEDMVVKGQEKEAAWHELFESYKAEYPELAKQFTESFSEEVVVDLEKVLPAYEVGESAASRVTSKEAIQALSKALPNFWGGSADLSSSNNTMVADELDFEPGQYQGRNIWFGVREFGMAAAMNGISLHGGTRVYGGTFFVFVDYLRPALRLSAIQKVPVTYVLTHDSIAVGEDGPTHEPIEQLSSLRGMPNVNLIRPADGNEVSAAWKLAATATQTPTVLALSRQNLPVLEGTKEKAYEGVARGGYVLSAQQGEKADGILIATGSEVNLAMEAQKVLRGEGIDVSVVSMPSTMLFDSQSKEYKESVLPSTVEKRVSIEMGSTVGWERYTGLNGALIGIEEFGASAPGNKVMQEYGFTVENVVSTFKGLN
- a CDS encoding DUF896 family protein; this encodes MLSKDKLDRINELAKKAKSEASLTEAEQKEQQELRDEYIQTFRSGMKNQIEGMKVVDEEGTDVTPEKLKQIQKEKGLHGR
- the lexA gene encoding transcriptional repressor LexA, which codes for MSNSRSSRQINVLRYIYEQVEEKGYPPTVREIGTAVNLSSTSTVHGHLSRLEKKGLIQRDPTKPRAIELTDEGLKLIGVKSPFIPMLGVVTAGEPILAVEEASDFFPLPPDLKYEENSLFMLTIRGESMINAGIFDGDHVIVRKQSQANNGDIIIAMTDDNEATCKRFFKEDHYIRLQPENDTLEPIILDNVSVLGKVVGLYRNHI